The genome window CCGTTCGGAATTATCCCCCGCCGCGCCGCGGTTGACGTCAATGCTGGCCCTGGCCAAGACCGAACACCATCAACTGTGCCACAGCGACCGTGACGAGGCAATCGGCAGCGGCATGGCCCCGCTCATGCGGACTGATTCGGAATTACTGATGCGCGCGGGTATCGCCGCCGGACAACAGGCCTTTGATTTGTGGCTGGACCGATTAGGCTGGCAAGTCGCGGATATTCAAAAAACTGTTTGCCATCAGGTCGGGCTAACGCATCGCAAACTGCTCTTGGAAACGCTGGGACTTTCTCCAGAGCGAGACTTTTACACCGTGGATTGGTTGGGAAACACCGGCTCGACCGCGCTCCCCATCACTTACGCCATCGCGCGCGAGCGGGGGTTTGTCTTGCCCACGGATCGAGTCGCGCTGCTGGGGATCGGTTCGGGGATCAATGTGCTGCTGGCCGGTTTGGAACCCGCCTAGGGACAGTCAATGCTACACGATGCCCTTAGTCGCCTCATCATTGGATTTATTTAACTCCCCACCTGTCACATTGGATATTTTTATGCCACAAATTCCGTCGTGCAACCTCGCCTATCCCCGGAAAATTTTAATGGGGGTGCTGTTTTGTCTGATCGCAAGCGGGATTTTTTGCCAACCCGTTTTTGCGTGGACGGACGCCGGACACAAAATCATCGCCTCGTTGGCGTATCGTCAATTGTCCCCCGCCCAACGTTCAAAGCTGGTTGAGATTTTGCGTTCCCATCCGCGGTATGCCGAGGACTTTGCCGCGCAAATTCCCGTGGAGTTGGCGGATGCCCCGGACGAGGAATTGGCCGAATGGCATCTGCAACAAGCCGCTATCTGGCCGGATATCGCGCGGGACCTGCCGGAGCAAATCCGCCCCCGATTCAACAAGCCATTTTGGCATTGGGTGAATCATCCCCTCTTTTTGACCAGCGCGGACCGGCAAAAATTGGAGCCAACCTTGCAAATTAATCTGCAAACAGCCCCGCCTTCCGTGGATGCCGCGGCCGCGACGCTCGACCAAATGAACATCATCCAGGCACTTGCCTGGTCGCGACGAACGCTGGCGGATAACAACGCCCCCGCGGCCGACCGAGCCACGGCGATCACTTGGCTGTTTCACCTGACCGGCGATAGCCATCAACCGCTGCACTCCACCGCGATCTTTACTCCCCGTTTGTTTCCCGCCGGAGATCGCGGCGGCAACCTGATCTCCACCGGACAACGCACCAATTTGCACTTTGTCTGGGATGCGCTCAAAGGAGAACGCCTGACCCTGCGCGAAGCCCGCAATAAAGCCCTGGGCATGATCAGCACGCCCGCCCAACAAGCGGTGGGCCTGGTGGCGGCGGCGCAGTTGGATCATGAAATCTGGCTGAAAGAAAGCCATATTTTGGCCAAAACCGCCGTCTATGACTCCGTGGTGCTGGGGCATATCCGCGCGTTTGAGGCAAATCCCGCCGCTGAAAAACTAGAACCATTGGTCCTGCCAACGGAATACCTGCAAACGGCGGGACAGATTGCCGAATTGCGGCTCATCCAGGCCGGTTACCGCCTGGGTGCGGTCGTGGCCGAGTGCCTCGGTGAGTAGGTTTT of Pirellulales bacterium contains these proteins:
- a CDS encoding S1/P1 nuclease — translated: MPQIPSCNLAYPRKILMGVLFCLIASGIFCQPVFAWTDAGHKIIASLAYRQLSPAQRSKLVEILRSHPRYAEDFAAQIPVELADAPDEELAEWHLQQAAIWPDIARDLPEQIRPRFNKPFWHWVNHPLFLTSADRQKLEPTLQINLQTAPPSVDAAAATLDQMNIIQALAWSRRTLADNNAPAADRATAITWLFHLTGDSHQPLHSTAIFTPRLFPAGDRGGNLISTGQRTNLHFVWDALKGERLTLREARNKALGMISTPAQQAVGLVAAAQLDHEIWLKESHILAKTAVYDSVVLGHIRAFEANPAAEKLEPLVLPTEYLQTAGQIAELRLIQAGYRLGAVVAECLGE